ATACCCTTCCAGCCGGTCATTATTCCCATTGATACTTTCATCAATGTCGATGGCTTGCCTTAAATCATCACCCGACATCTTCATTTCATTTCCGAAATTAGTCATCGACATCCCAATTCTCAGGTTCTTGAAATTCGTGCGATAAAATACGCCGAGATCAACTGCAAAGCCGGTAGCCGACTCATTCCAGATTTTTTCCTGTACAAACTTGGTGTTGGCTCCGATGGAAAACTGATCAGTTATAAATCTTGAATAAGAAACAGCAACAGCCAGGTTAGTCGGGGTAAATACCTCTCCGGTTCCTTCCGGGATCTCAATGGTTCTCACCTCAATTTCACCATGATCGATGGCACGTACGGAAAGAGCAAAATTACCAAGATTCCCTCCATTTATAACTACCGAAGCATCCTGGATTTGAGAGTCAAGGAACCAGTTCATATTTGAAAATGTCACCGTGTTGTTTTCCAGCTGTGCCATGCCTGCCGGGTTCCAAAACATGGAGCTTCCGTCATCAGCAATGGCAACATAAGCACCCCCCATGGCCGTAGCCTTGGCGCCTGATGAAATACTTAAAAAAGCGGCGGCTGTAGTTCCAACTTTATCCTGTGCCTGCACATTCGCTGCTAAAACCACGCTGGTTACTAACAACAAACAGTACTTGACTGCCTTAACTATGTTCATTGTTTGACCTTTCATTATTTAATGAGTGCAATTTTTCCTGTTTTAGTACCAACGCCGGGAGCCTTCAGGTGATAGTAGTAGACTCCATAGGCTACATCAAGATTTTCTCTTGTTCGCAAATCCCAGTCAACATATCCGCGATCGATGGAAGCATCGTGCTGAAGTTCACGTACCAGTTCCCCCCGAACCGTGAAGATTCGTATCGTTGAACCCTCGGGTACATTCTGGAACTGAATTTTGCGCTCTCCTCGTCCGCTCGTAATGGTTGGCGGTAATTTTCCTTCCCAGCTGGCTGCGCTTAC
The nucleotide sequence above comes from Gracilimonas sp.. Encoded proteins:
- a CDS encoding PorV/PorQ family protein — translated: MNIVKAVKYCLLLVTSVVLAANVQAQDKVGTTAAAFLSISSGAKATAMGGAYVAIADDGSSMFWNPAGMAQLENNTVTFSNMNWFLDSQIQDASVVINGGNLGNFALSVRAIDHGEIEVRTIEIPEGTGEVFTPTNLAVAVSYSRFITDQFSIGANTKFVQEKIWNESATGFAVDLGVFYRTNFKNLRIGMSMTNFGNEMKMSGDDLRQAIDIDESINGNNDRLEGYLGTDSWPMPLLFKVGVAMDALDIESHKVELAIDAKHPSDNSESIDLGVEYGFNDLLFLRGGYRSLFSTQIEDQGLTAGFGLKYDFNGIGANFGATYMTHEYLEDPILWTLQIDF